In Geminicoccaceae bacterium, a single window of DNA contains:
- the upp gene encoding uracil phosphoribosyltransferase, with protein MPELTVVDHPLVQHKLTLMRRKETSTTEFRQLVREVALLLCYEITRNLPLQPTSIETPLETMEASMLAGKKLCIISILRAGNGLLDGMLDLIPSARVGHIGLYRDPKTLEPVEYYYKVPGDISERPVLVVDPMLATANSAVAAVNRIKESGPTDIKMACLLAAPEGVRTFHAAHPDVPVFTAAVDRELNDHGYILPGLGDAGDRIYGTR; from the coding sequence ATGCCCGAACTCACCGTCGTCGATCATCCGCTGGTCCAGCACAAGCTCACCCTCATGCGGCGCAAGGAGACATCGACCACCGAGTTCCGTCAGCTCGTGCGCGAGGTGGCGCTGCTGTTGTGCTACGAGATCACGCGGAACCTGCCGTTGCAGCCGACGTCGATCGAAACCCCGCTGGAGACGATGGAAGCCAGCATGCTGGCAGGCAAGAAGCTGTGCATCATCTCCATCCTGCGCGCCGGCAATGGCCTGCTCGACGGCATGCTCGACCTGATCCCCTCCGCCCGTGTCGGCCATATCGGCCTGTACCGCGACCCGAAGACGCTGGAGCCCGTCGAATATTACTACAAGGTTCCCGGGGACATTTCGGAGCGGCCCGTTCTGGTCGTCGACCCGATGCTGGCGACCGCCAATTCCGCGGTCGCGGCTGTGAACCGGATCAAGGAGAGCGGCCCCACCGACATCAAGATGGCCTGCCTGCTTGCGGCCCCGGAGGGTGTGCGCACCTTTCACGCGGCCCACCCCGATGTACCGGTCTTCACGGCCGCGGTCGACCGTGAGCTCAACGACCACGGCTATATCCTGCCCGGCCTTGGCGACGCCGGCGACCGGATCTACGGCACCCGCTGA